The following is a genomic window from Thermoanaerobaculia bacterium.
GGCCGTCGTGCTCTTCCTGCTGGTGCTTCGGGCGCTTCAGGACTACGTCGTCTATCCGAAGATCGTGGGAATCGGCGTCCACCTCGATCCGCTCGGCGTCATCCTCGCGATCCTCTGCGGTGCCGAGCTCGGAGGGCTCGCGGGAATTTTTCTCGCGATCCCGCTCGTCGCCGTGATCACGCTGGCCAACGGCCACTATCGGGGTTACCTCGCGGCGGAAGCCCGGACCGCGTAGATCGCACGCACGCGGCGGAGCGCGGCGAGGCCCGGCGGTCACCGGCCACCCCGCGGAAGACGGAGACTTTCGCCGGCCGTGATGTCCCGCGGGCGTGCTCGCAGCGCGGGCGCGGCGTAAGATCCCGGGAGCAAGGGAGGAGCTCGGCGATGCGAAAGCGCGCACTCGGAAGAAGCGGTCTCGAGGTTTCCGCCCTCGGGCTGGGCTGCATGGGAATGAGCCACGGCTACGGGCCGCCGAAGGATCGCCGGGAGATGATCGCGCTGATCCGCTCGGCGGTCGATCGCGGCGTGACGCTCTTCGACACCGCCGAGGCGTACGGCCCGTTCACGAACGAAGAGCTCGTCGGTGAGGCGCTCGCTCCGGTGCGGGATCGGGTCGCGATCGCCACGAAGTTCGGTTTCAAGATCGATCCCGACGGAAGGCAGCAGGGTGTCGACAGCCGGCCCGCGCACATCCGGGAGGTCGCGGAAGCGTCGCTCCGGCGGCTCCGAACCGACCGGATCGATCTCTTCTACCAGCATCGCGTCGACCCCGACGTGCCGATCGAGGACGTGGCGGGCACGGTCGCGGACCTGATCCGGGAAGGGAAGGTCCGGCGCTTCGGCATGTCGGAGGCGGGCGTCGGGACGATCCGCCGAGCCCATGCCGTCCAGCCGGTCACCGCGCTCCAGAGCGAGTACTCGCTCTGGTGGCGAGAGCCGGAGAACGAGGTCCTGCCGGTTCTCGAGGAGCTCG
Proteins encoded in this region:
- a CDS encoding aldo/keto reductase; this translates as MRKRALGRSGLEVSALGLGCMGMSHGYGPPKDRREMIALIRSAVDRGVTLFDTAEAYGPFTNEELVGEALAPVRDRVAIATKFGFKIDPDGRQQGVDSRPAHIREVAEASLRRLRTDRIDLFYQHRVDPDVPIEDVAGTVADLIREGKVRRFGMSEAGVGTIRRAHAVQPVTALQSEYSLWWREPENEVLPVLEELGIGLVPFSPLGRGFLTGKIDENTTFDESDFRKGLPRFTPENRKANQDFVAFIGRLAERQRAAPAQIALAWLLAQKPWIVPIPGTTKVSRLEENLGAADVALTAEDLGAIDRAATDIAVHGNRYPERLERMVGL